The nucleotide sequence TGgatcttcattttttatctcatttaaaaaatattctgGCTTAGTTATTATGTAACTAATATCTGGTATATACACATTTGCTTTTAACgtgtttaatatattttcaatatgaATAATGTTTCGTTCTAAATAGGAAATTTCATTGGATTGTGTTGAAgcaatatttgtttttttaccACTTTCAGGTAATATATTTggtatgtttttttttttttttgcatcaatgtaattttttaaattagaatggaatatatataatctttcaacaaatatatttaatccCTTTCTGtaaatttgataatatttttcatttattattttttttttattttgattttctaaatatttaaacGAAAATATTGCATTTTTCGGAACACGTCTTATATAACctttaacaattttaataaatttttgatatatttgattatctatttctaaattaataattaaatcttccataaatttttcaaaagtAGTATTTGTTCGAATAATTGGTTCCAATGgaaattttttcaaataattaatagTATGTGGTGGATTGCGAGCACTATCACttgttatataattaacttcatttaatataatttctcttttaatttttaatttgtctatatttgtttttaatattttaatttgattttctaattttgttaattgTGTCTTTTGTAATACAAGATTTTCAATGTTTGATTCTTTTGTGTTTAATTGACTTTGATATAGTTTTTCTAATACTGATACTTGtacttttttatcattatagtTATCTGttaatatttctaaatCAATTTTGAGTTCTATATGTTGATTTTCTATATCGTATAATTCATTAAATAAGTCTAAGATAGTGTcttgtattattttatacacCATTCTTAAATGAGTAAATTGATCTACAATTATTTCTTTGTTTAAtacttcatttttataacttttttcaatatcatatttaaataatcgaagttttttttcgatttcATGTatagtatttattttttttacgaCAATATCATGTTGAGTAGAAAGGGAATTAAATTGGTCTTTAAAAtcgttaattttttttatattttgtttgatattttctttaacaTTAGTTATtcctttatttattgtttctttttttgcTGTAAAATTTTTACTGTCAAAATTTggtatattttgtaaatctGCTTCTAAATTTGCAAGCTTAATATTTAGAGATTCATTTTCTTTGGATAGTTCACtaacatttatatttatttcattgatttgtttgaatatatatactttatCAATCTGTAATTCTGTATATACCGTGTTATACAACACTTTAATAGCACCATTAATATGATTTATAACatactttttaattttttgtaattctttattaatagttctttgcttttttttgtaatgtTTATTTAACATATTTCTATATGACTTATCTAGATGTTTCGATATTTTTCGTCGATCTTCTGCATATTTAGTTTTATAcaaattctttttttctgtataaatatttgtaaattttgGAATATATACGTTTTGATCATAGCTAGCTGCAAGATCTTGTGCTAATCTTATTGCATTTTTTAGAGTTATTCTAAATTCTCGCATCATTTTCAGATAATGCTTACTCAAactttttctaaaatttccataaaattttttatcacaTAAATTCATAAgttcttttttataagcattaaattttgttaCCATAAGATCTTCtatacacatataatattttccatcagggtttttttttgttattgtATTTAAATAAGATTCTACATCCTTTTTATAACTATTTAGATTATCTGATttagtaatatttttttgatttttgattttttttaataatgtaTTAAAACTTTTATCAAGGGAACGAAAAACATCAGCTTTTAATTCATCATATTTAGGTGCTGTAGTATCGTTTAATGTGTAAACAATTTGTTGAAATTGTTGTTCTGATTTTGATGCAAATCCATATCCTGCCTTAACAATTCTACCATATACTTCATCTGGGTCGTCTGTTAATGTTTTAAGTGCTAATTcataatacattttatcATATCTTTTACTTTTATCTACTGTTGAtctaatattttcttttcctAAAGCTATTAGTCGGTCCCTTTCAATTATTGTTTCATCTTCTAAGCCATTTTCATATTCCCTGTCAATTTGTTCATCTtgtaatatttctttttgtggttcttctttttctaatttttgtgtttctaattcatgttttttatcaatttcttctatttcttttttaataaattgttcttttttttgtttttcttgATTTCTTTCAagtacatatttttttcgttcctctattaattcattttcaactgttatttttaattcttttaaatatttattgttttcatCTGGCGTGTCATTATCTTCTGACATTTCATGACTATCAATTTCATCAATATCAGAATCATAAAGATCGTCAGATAGAACTCTACGATTATGTCTATTTGCATCTTTTAAGCTTATAAATATTGGTAATGTTTCTTTTGCATCTTGTGTTTCTTTTACTATGTTTGATTCTGGGGGTGCAATTTGTAAAAGCTTTATTAATTCGTTTATAAATTGATCTAGATTTcctatttgtttattttctttatgcttttctataatatctttaatacttttatttctaCTTAAATACTCCATTATATTCACATaagaattataaaatagtattacaccatatttaaatgataataaatcaTGTGTGgttttaaattttgaataaatttGTTCAGCCCATGGTATTGTTTGTAGTATTTGTTCGTGGCTTTTACCCTTTTTACCTTTATTCGTACTATTACTATGTCTATAAAAATgcttgaaaaaattattgtatatattttctatatttgcTAATAGgtcattattttctaaaaacAAAAGACTATCATAATCAATTGAAGTAGGATAATTTGGCATTGggaatatatttactttttgtgcaaaatatatgaatattgtTGAAATAATTCTAGGCGATATATCTATTTCAGAGATATTTACTAAATCAGCtgcatatttaataatatcattttcattataatttaatattcgatttgttgaaaatatgtgtgatattaattttatatctaaaaccattaaattttgttcatctaaaaaatttataattgcATTTTCTACTAATTTGATTGTTAATCTACTTTTTGATGTTGCTAcgtattttattattctttcTATATTTTCGAAAGATCCATTCATATTATCATTCGAATCATTtgttaaatgaaaaaaatcatttaaCAATGCATCTATAGAAAACTCTTTTGGGCTATATGTATAATCACTAAAATTTAATccagaaaataatatatatgtttttaaagaattgtgaatattaatatatgcttcttttataaataatttaatatctTTAACTGAAACGTTATTtattgtataatatttattatattcatcttcatgaaataaaatgtgtatGGCATTTAAAAAGGTATAGAAATCCGatatttcaatattatgTGTTGGTGTTTTTTCATCTTGttcattatattcatatatattatctttattaaatatttcaaattcagttttaatattttcacaaatttctttattttttctaaattctACAAGTTCTCCTATTAAATAGTTAGTGCACCCTTCTGtttcaaatatattcacAATTGCATTTGATCCATTCTGGTCTATTAGAActtgattattttttggaatTTCAAACTCATCGCTTGTTCCTGCTTGTTCCTTGATGTCATTTATGTTAGGTACAAACATGCCTGTTTCATTATCTGGAACAAAACTGTTTATATCGACAGTATCATCATCTTCTTCAACTTCATCGTCAACTGtattctttatattattatgagTGCATTCATATGTATCATCTGGGTCTATTGGGAAAACTGGTTTGggttttttattaattactGGATAAATATCAAcattattatgtatataatatattctatttttatatttatatactaaATATGGTGGAATTAAttgaatattttcttctagTTTATCTGGTATATAACTAGGtattacttttatttctttaagatattttattatattatcaaaattatatgctTTCTGGCATTTTGCAAAACCAGAGCAAAtacaaaaaagaaaagtaTACAACagtattttcattttgccAACATTCTTTTTGGGATTGGCTTCGAAGTTTCAAACAATGTATTTTCGTtcatatattgttttatttgaaatattcATGAGTTTATGAATAAacttaaaataattatcatGCTTAAATGTAGATGTtaaatttaacaaaataataaagcaCGAAATAAAGACCTTATGATGGCGGCAAACACAAtgtaatgaaaaaaaaattttattggtgatgaaaaaattacttTTTTATCGGGTAAGCAACTACTATATTTATGAGTTATGTAGACTTAGCAAATGCAGGAATGAGTATAAGTGTGTGCAAAAGTAATTATATAactaaatgaatatataaatgtattgatatatatatatatatatatatatatatatatatatatataacgcGTGCATTAATATGTAAcatgtatgtatatttgATCCATGTATTAAAGAAACATACAAAAAAACGATTAAAAAGGCGTCTTATACATTATCATAAGTGTAAATTTGTCTGCACATATTGCTTGTTGTGTAACAAATttcatttcatttttgCACATGCAATATTGTGAATAAAgggaaaaataataatctagcttaaatattattatatttttgtagtaattgaatattatatcatataaatatatataattaattaaaaaatatcaacTGAATATGTTCTTTATGTATCCCTATTATgtctttatataaattgttGTATCTCATATGCATTATTGCATATGTTtacttatatattcatatttattccACATGTAGTCTTTTTTTCCAtgtattttaattatttcaattttttttattttgttatttttagtTTATTAATCAGATTGTCCccaaaaaatgtatatttctacacaaatatgaaaaatattaaaaaaaattatataataaaagttaAGAAATTTCCTGACATggtaatataaaataaagaaaatgttCAGACATATTTGGTTATATTGCACACTTTTGAAAAAtcatatagaaaaaattatgaccattaagaatatattatttgaacTTATTAGAGAATATAGCTAGCTGGATAAAATTAATCTATATCACGGTGTATTATATTTCggtattatataaatgataatttttttttattacacaGATATACGTACacttaaaaattttattgaGCTCTTTATGGGTTacttttcatattttaaaatttaatataaaaaaaataaaactttagaaacaaaaataatttacgGAACAAATATGTATGATATTATTTGACCTAAAAAGTTGAGCAATTTCAAGATATAAATTAAGGGGGAGAAATCAAGACAATATCTatctatataatttgtCATTTTTTAGTAACATTCATAGGAAAACGATCAAAGTTGTTTACTCATTTATATAgaattttatgtatatttattaattatgtGTGTATGTAAAAGGgtcataattttatatttgtgaaaaaaaacatagtAAAgatgttatttatatatttttaagttCCTCTTTAAAAGGCTTTAGACGTGTAAATACTTGGCTAATTAAtagtataaaatattcacccattttgatattactaatataattaatttcaAAGGATATTCGAGCATGTTTTAAAAGTTTTtaataagaataataataaacgaatatttaaataggATTAtgatatgtttatatttttaatatattttaaaacgACAAAAAGATGTCATTTTAATgagtttatattttttatacaatttttcgtttatatcataaatattgtttatGATTGCACTTTGACGTTTTTCTAcacaatttaatattttaatccCCTAAAACACAATAAAACAGCATATAATAggattataaaaaaagtatgtgtatatgcattatataGCTTAATGgaagttttattttttttatattaaattttgaaataacGTATGGAAACATTCCCTATAATAATATCTTTAAATGTTAATGTGTTATATGaatgtaaattattaatatgacaaaattcatttattatgttttatttttttagtatttacatatattattaagtgaataatataaaggattgtactattatttttttatagatgaatacatatttatttagatatattttcaggttttgattatataactttttacaatataataattagtatgaaaatagaaaaaatggGTGTTAGTTTTTAAAACTCTAGATATGAAACAAGAGTAAAAGATAAACcattgtgtatatatatgtagatTTTATCGGTtatgttatatttaaaaaaaaatattgtattttattatttaattagaAAGAATGAAAGACATATATTTGAGTTGATTGTATTTACAATTTTGatcaatattataaattttataaatttttatgcacagtttttgttattttgtTTGAATACTGGAAAATTATGAGTTTCAGGAATTTGCATTGCCCTGTAATATAGTATAATTTTAAGTTTGCAAAGTATGATGTAAAAATAGGGGAAATGCGAATATATGGTTGAAAGTCAATAAACggtttaataaatttgtacATCATATCGttttcttatatatatatattaataatatggaATTAACTATAGACTTTTACTGagatatatttaaagaatatgtatatttgggatttgtgcatatatttaatatatattctttacAACCGTTTGAATCggggaaaataaaattgtgattttattatttaaacaatgaatattaataggaatatataatataagacatatatatatggatgtTATGTcaatgtattttattttatggaatattatagaaatgtaaatattttattatattattataatttatttggaaatttagaaattatatattatttattagttaaaaaaaaatgtaggTTAAAAAGGtgaagaaaattattaaaactgttaaaatgtatgaaaaaataatatagtaaataattataaaaaaaattgaaaaggtggagattaaaaaataataaagtatGTAAgaaagtatatattatagagtaatatgtattatatatatgttacatatttataaaaatacaatacaGAAATTTTGGTGAAATATACGTGAAAAATTgccgaaaaaaaaagcgaAAAAAAAGCTAttactataaaaaaaaaatattataaaaaagtagatatatatttttttttattttgttgttttaaatattatatatgtatgatatattatttatataattataaatataattacatgataaaacaaaataattcatttaaaaaaatataagggaaataataatttattaaaatttttattttatgcattatgtaaaatatacttttatatatagtaaaaaaatccaaatataacaacattattaatcatataaaatgtatgtataaaaatattatattacataTGAAATcgttaaataaaaaattattatgaataaatataactgAATAAGTCGAAAAAACTACATGTTTAGAATAAATggcattattataataaataagaatactaataaattaaaaataaataaattggTAATAGTCAAGTAGACAGTTAACCACTGAATTAGTAAACATTTGAATTAGTATACTTAATTAATTTGATATACTTTGTGAACTTCactataattttaattatattaatataaactTGACAAACTGAATTGATcaaatacaaattatttagaagtgaaatatttatccTTCAAAAACTACCTTTTAAGAAAGATCTGTAAAAGTGCATTTATAAATAGTGTGCAGAAGTTAAATCGgtacacacatatatatatatatatatatatacaacttTGATGGTTAGCAGAATATGTAtagataaagaaaaaagtaattaaaggaaatattataagaTCTTACTTTTGagatatacataaatttaatttttatttaaaagtatAGATAGTAAACATCACATTTACAGAAGTGTGTGCATGAAAGGTAcgtattaaatatatagagaaATAAAGAAACGATTCaatgtattttattatatgtcATGTTTTTTCAGatgttcataattatttaaacatatatatgaattgaaataaataaaggaaaatgaaaaatgagACAGAAGATTTTTTAATAGCTTTTTTGTTTGATATAGTATTTTTTGCTATTTGTGTTTGTATATGGTTATATTTACGAAAGAAAAGAGATGAAAGTAAAATAAGTGacaatatatacatattaaataatcaaactcaaggaaatataaaattagaaaaaggTTTGGGAAAtgatggaaataaaaaagaaaagatatcagaaaaaaaaagacgagaaaataaatttcgaacgtttttaaatataaaagatgataaaattgttaatacagaaataaaatattatttattttttttaaaagcaaatagaaatattatattttctttgtGTATATTAGGGATATTTTTAGTATTgccattatatttatctttaccacgaaataatttaaacaatccttctttttttaattatataagtGCTGGAAAAATATCTGATATTAATGTATtgacaattttattttttattacaataatatatagtgCAATTTcttatacatttatatatttgttatgGAGAAAAATCAgaccaaataaaaaaaaaacaaaaaaatttttaccTCAAAATTTTACTATTATGGTTTCCCATAtcgataaaaatgaaataaatgcttataaaatatataaatatttttgtaatttaacaaataataaagttGTTTCTGCATATCTTATATTAGATTATTCAATTGTTTATcatgaacaaaaaaaaatatttaacgcaactaaaaatttaaagcttcttaaagaaaatgaagaaaaaaaaagcattAAAAAAGACAGATCAAGAACTTTTTTTAGAAGTTTtttaagtaaaaataagaaaacaACAGATTCTATGTTATCTATAtgtgataaaaatgaagtagaggtatataataatgttaaTGATAAATCGAAATCTGTTAATATtgatggaaaaaaaaagtgtgAGAATTGTAAAGATGATATGTTAAAAGTGtatggaaataaaatatatttaagaaataaatattatagtgAAACTCCAAATGAGGAAGGATATAATGTGGAACATAATGAAATGAcaagtaataataataataataaatgcgAAAATTATATTGGGGTTAATACAGAAAGTAACGACATATTACAATATATAGATCATATTAAAGGAACTGATGatattgataataatgaaacGTTATATAGTtcacataaaaaaaaaaaaaaaaatataactcCAAATAATAGTAGTAATAACtatgatgaaaatagtaattatgatagtgaaaataaaagaggCAATTGTAATGGTGAAAATGAAATGTATTCAAAAGAATCAAGTGATGAAGATGATTATGATGAAATAGAAGacaataaaatgaataatacaaatatagcAGATAAAAATTATCCATATAAACTTCAtatcgaaaaaaatttaattaataataataatgaaatgaTATTTTATGGGGTAGGGtcattttcaaataaagaaaaaaataaattttctattaaattaaaaaaaaataaagataaatacaattttgaatctaaaaagaatatatttaataaattacatttttttaaaaaaagtaaaaaaagtcattggaaaaaaaaattaaaagaacatttaataaaattttatcatgTTCAAAATGAAACCCCTAAAAAATCAACGGGTGTATGCTTTGTTTCATTTATTGATACAAAATCAGTTCATGATTGTATTCATAATATTCCTTTTACTGAAAGGAATAAATGGGTTATATCAAATGCTCCTCCTAATTATGATATTATTTGGAAAAATCTTAAAAATCATAGTTATAAGATATGTGCAcgttttattatattaaatgctTTATTAGTGTTGGCTAAcaccattattattttaacaGTTACATCaattgataatattataaaattattgattaaaaaatatagggATGAATATCCTAATTCAGGAAGTATTAGTGCTATTTTAACAAGTAAGTTTTTATTTGTCTATacttatgtatattttattattttaataaaattttatacatttatttttatgaataattttttttttttttttttttagcttGGCTATCTCCCTTTATTGTTATCTTTGTGAATAGTATTATTCAACCAGCTTTAATTACTGGAGTGTCAATGGCAATTGGATTTATACGAAAATCAAGCGAGCACACATATGTGTTGCAAggaaattttattttcttaattttaaatacaaTTCTTATTCCATTGCTTTCTTTATCTCCGCTTAGCTCAATAATTaaggtaaaaaaaaaaaatttatgtgTCTAGAAATggatgtatatatttatataaatttataattaatgttttatattttaaaaatattttgaaggTTATGTATTCCGATGAAATAGGACAATGGTCGACGCGTTTAGGggcttatttatttaattctaGTGGTTTTTTTGCTATGAGATATTTACTTCATTGCTGTTTTTTGACATGTGCAAATCAGTTATTGCAAATTCCCCAGTTTTCAAgtatggaaaaaaaatttgaattgtgtataaataattatcctgattattttcacttatttaatttttgcataataatttttttttgtaatttaaCAGTTAGGTCAATTGTTAAAACTgtaacaaaaaaagaaataaacaCATGGACCTTTGATTTTGGCTATTGGTATGGATTTAACACAACCATTTTAGCTTTGATCTTAACCTTTAGgtatgataaaataactTGTCACTTGTTTATTAGCATCAATGGTTCGTTTTGGCCTTTTCGTTTGTGTTCATTCatgttttcttttcttttatttcttctatTGCAGCGTTGCTGTTCCCTTCATTCTACCCTTAGGGtcgttatatttttttctgcGATATTACATAGATAAGTATAACTTGATTTATGAAGTATGTCGAACAAATTTGGATAGTCATGGAGCTATAATAAGAACAGCGATTAAATTCATGCTCTTTTCAGTTGCCTTTTTTCAAGTAATATATGGATAGTTCCCTTTACACGATATGGAtgtttgtttatttttatttgagtGAACAAATGGCATagaaatgataatatatattttttattttattattattttttttttttagcttGTTATGTTCACCTTTTTTTCAAGAGTGCAGAATAAGTTTATTTCAGTTGGTCgaaatattctttttttatcatcatcCCTTACGACCCTATTACTTTTATGCAGATCTACCGAATGGGTTAGTACAaatcatattaaaaaaaaaaaagggaaaaggactttttgttatttatgTGAGAAAAATGTTTATGTAAGTAACTTGAAGgatttaaacaaattaaaatatgcatatgctAATCCATACGAAACAAAAcgataagaaaaaaaaaccaaATCAGATTTGTAAGCATTATCCTATCATTTGTATCATTTGTGTAAAATTATAGAATATGAATaagaatttatattttttttgtttttgactattattttgttcccataaatattttacttttaaaCTTTGGGTTATGGCAGCGAGTTTGTGAatctataatatttgtaaCAAATTTAGTTTGTAgatatacattattttattaaattaaattaaaatttatattgataaaatGCTATCCGGCCtcttaaataatatttggcaataaaaaaaacgaagaattatatatattattcattttttaatatttaatgccgattcatttaattacttttttttgtttattttatatgtatgtgtATTCGAATTTAACTACATGGatacatatgcatatttccgtattcatttattgttattgttatttcattttgctattcatttatatttttccgtctttatatttacattgAAACTTCAAATTTCGACGATTTTATATAACTACGATGCTATAATAGTTATgtgtacatatttatataatttttaatttttctttttaaaaacattttctaaaaaataacagtatacaaataataatttaatgaatacttatattttcaaaaaaacattattttaattatgaaATGTGTATGCACCTTAAAGTCTTTTATGATTTTGTGGAAAGTAAGGTGTTAACTCTAAAGTGGTTATAAcctattttatattatatcgTTAATGAGGTAACTTGTTAATTCGATATATTAgatttcattatttatgttatatttgttatacttaatttatca is from Plasmodium berghei ANKA genome assembly, chromosome: 14 and encodes:
- a CDS encoding osmiophilic body protein G377; translated protein: MKILLYTFLFCICSGFAKCQKAYNFDNIIKYLKEIKVIPSYIPDKLEENIQLIPPYLVYKYKNRIYYIHNNVDIYPVINKKPKPVFPIDPDDTYECTHNNIKNTVDDEVEEDDDTVDINSFVPDNETGMFVPNINDIKEQAGTSDEFEIPKNNQVLIDQNGSNAIVNIFETEGCTNYLIGELVEFRKNKEICENIKTEFEIFNKDNIYEYNEQDEKTPTHNIEISDFYTFLNAIHILFHEDEYNKYYTINNVSVKDIKLFIKEAYINIHNSLKTYILFSGLNFSDYTYSPKEFSIDALLNDFFHLTNDSNDNMNGSFENIERIIKYVATSKSRLTIKLVENAIINFLDEQNLMVLDIKLISHIFSTNRILNYNENDIIKYAADLVNISEIDISPRIISTIFIYFAQKVNIFPMPNYPTSIDYDSLLFLENNDLLANIENIYNNFFKHFYRHSNSTNKGKKGKSHEQILQTIPWAEQIYSKFKTTHDLLSFKYGVILFYNSYVNIMEYLSRNKSIKDIIEKHKENKQIGNLDQFINELIKLLQIAPPESNIVKETQDAKETLPIFISLKDANRHNRRVLSDDLYDSDIDEIDSHEMSEDNDTPDENNKYLKELKITVENELIEERKKYVLERNQEKQKKEQFIKKEIEEIDKKHELETQKLEKEEPQKEILQDEQIDREYENGLEDETIIERDRLIALGKENIRSTVDKSKRYDKMYYELALKTLTDDPDEVYGRIVKAGYGFASKSEQQFQQIVYTLNDTTAPKYDELKADVFRSLDKSFNTLLKKIKNQKNITKSDNLNSYKKDVESYLNTITKKNPDGKYYMCIEDLMVTKFNAYKKELMNLCDKKFYGNFRKSLSKHYLKMMREFRITLKNAIRLAQDLAASYDQNVYIPKFTNIYTEKKNLYKTKYAEDRRKISKHLDKSYRNMLNKHYKKKQRTINKELQKIKKYVINHINGAIKVLYNTVYTELQIDKVYIFKQINEININVSELSKENESLNIKLANLEADLQNIPNFDSKNFTAKKETINKGITNVKENIKQNIKKINDFKDQFNSLSTQHDIVVKKINTIHEIEKKLRLFKYDIEKSYKNEVLNKEIIVDQFTHLRMVYKIIQDTILDLFNELYDIENQHIELKIDLEILTDNYNDKKVQVSVLEKLYQSQLNTKESNIENLVLQKTQLTKLENQIKILKTNIDKLKIKREIILNEVNYITSDSARNPPHTINYLKKFPLEPIIRTNTTFEKFMEDLIINLEIDNQIYQKFIKIVKGYIRRVPKNAIFSFKYLENQNKKKIINEKYYQIYRKGLNIFVERLYIFHSNLKNYIDAKKKKNIPNILPESGKKTNIASTQSNEISYLERNIIHIENILNTLKANVYIPDISYIITKPEYFLNEIKNEDPENARRYKDLLNSYTQLKDIANNINIVYEKMSAYNSYYKHASERILRYRASLKFYHEVSDKIYYFSFRNEQIRTAVIDGKVVTVDKYGKHIKPFSMLQYINNVIEDVYDKDKYLSVIKEETMYPFPLKPLKDIYILGKTLKYNLLRNNQLSEFKTFVKSKMYTIIEKNDNNPYIFDKDELDKLKIIKNMDETNNNTNLIEGSLKNFFSHYSDIFQGIDNNIHNLVENTINELLKKNGLSYNALLEIIKYLKEKPNILRIKEIILLCERILNKSNLHFINPDKLAFFFVSILEAFDIKVLMTNVKRNDNKSTIISYLNLLKMDHKKGLVLSNYVKDFILRFLKPKENNTQLKYNPKLFEFLESINHSLDGNGKMYELFKNKNPEFNTQLLSSIKNSLDAFLKYFIPNIINTHNIHGNFLSYYEYNKKETETFLFNKNDDHVSDFNRLLSFFLFSINSEVRKLHKDHINNADIKCLKEHPHFNFADLIPNIDDDKINYNFNKYMSTTKTNNIQPIMVLFRLFFHPKNKDLFTYSNVINVVEKFFTSNIFDNDTKKMIGKLAYSLMARLSFIVVSYLEPKIEDVIDGIDINLMNLFHSVINKIVYTLYCKNNKEHLEPFIPTSMIKNDKVFKLDALKIYNEFLMSLPEQDKRSAINFFQTDFPEVVTTIISDALGFVNHHLEKGPGVYHSDEYIKLETLFKINYKLSSNNNLYYDNFDEFIQKNPEFTQSPNLLFMKKAEYDNTNKKIIYKNELNLEDIIDEKSFGLLTEELFKEHLTIKQVNDRFTNIMKKLKFLMPKMHVFKDRLDKSGNQEIEKDIYEYIYKRFKHLNLSYSIQGLVYIPIKKIIDFILFPSVLVQNVDADYMTMQLDYRYNRYIKYIDELTKCLIDIYYYNKNDSCLRFGNYTKNEISIEQKVVNLMQTPFIETLEENKNNFVYNKYISDNDDIFYYFINKLLPINHNIEKNKLSIQIFKIKYFVLEITKFVIKKALSTMPSSYLTKMTHRHININIDHIINSLYSLYAKANKTKTNEQQHQNTGTYAHTIGSIINFMYNANDDLYDFEILDEFKPEELIFDPKEYATEDDYDEYDEDIDESVIKKPDESEEEKNEKRGIMIGLGGKQKVKNIKLYLNNYISEFLLNNNISFKYLYQFIQNMDKFKAYLPTLSELYIFIDKHVNIINSIYSSYYIPYTQTDTIINIFVDTFKALGLDIYSV
- a CDS encoding CSC1-like protein, putative: MKNETEDFLIAFLFDIVFFAICVCIWLYLRKKRDESKISDNIYILNNQTQGNIKLEKGLGNDGNKKEKISEKKRRENKFRTFLNIKDDKIVNTEIKYYLFFLKANRNIIFSLCILGIFLVLPLYLSLPRNNLNNPSFFNYISAGKISDINVLTILFFITIIYSAISYTFIYLLWRKIRPNKKKTKKFLPQNFTIMVSHIDKNEINAYKIYKYFCNLTNNKVVSAYLILDYSIVYHEQKKIFNATKNLKLLKENEEKKSIKKDRSRTFFRSFLSKNKKTTDSMLSICDKNEVEVYNNVNDKSKSVNIDGKKKCENCKDDMLKVYGNKIYLRNKYYSETPNEEGYNVEHNEMTSNNNNNKCENYIGVNTESNDILQYIDHIKGTDDIDNNETLYSSHKKKKKNITPNNSSNNYDENSNYDSENKRGNCNGENEMYSKESSDEDDYDEIEDNKMNNTNIADKNYPYKLHIEKNLINNNNEMIFYGVGSFSNKEKNKFSIKLKKNKDKYNFESKKNIFNKLHFFKKSKKSHWKKKLKEHLIKFYHVQNETPKKSTGVCFVSFIDTKSVHDCIHNIPFTERNKWVISNAPPNYDIIWKNLKNHSYKICARFIILNALLVLANTIIILTVTSIDNIIKLLIKKYRDEYPNSGSISAILTTWLSPFIVIFVNSIIQPALITGVSMAIGFIRKSSEHTYVLQGNFIFLILNTILIPLLSLSPLSSIIKVMYSDEIGQWSTRLGAYLFNSSGFFAMRYLLHCCFLTCANQLLQIPQFSIRSIVKTVTKKEINTWTFDFGYWYGFNTTILALILTFSVAVPFILPLGSLYFFLRYYIDKYNLIYEVCRTNLDSHGAIIRTAIKFMLFSVAFFQLVMFTFFSRVQNKFISVGRNILFLSSSLTTLLLLCRSTEWVSTNHIKKKKGKRTFCYLCEKNVYVSNLKDLNKLKYAYANPYETKR